A single region of the Gephyromycinifex aptenodytis genome encodes:
- a CDS encoding sugar ABC transporter ATP-binding protein: MNDTTQGPVILEMKGIEKSFGPVHALKRVDLAVRRGEVHAICGENGAGKSTLMKVLSGVYPHGSFGGEIIYDATPAKFRTVRDSEAVGIVIIHQELALCPNLSILENIYLGQQPTKHGRIQWGAMRTEAERLLAKVGLDEDPSTLVGSIGVGKQQLVEIAKALSKRVKLLILDEPTAALNDDDSAQLLELVRQLRAEGVTCVIISHKLNEIADIADVTTIIRDGETIETLPMHGPEAANEDRIIRGMVGRSLDNRYPDHTPDIGAELLRVEEWSVEHPHIPGRLSSDNISISLHRGEIVGIAGLMGAGRTELAMSIFGHSFGRYRGGRVLLEGHEVDTSSVPKAIANGIAYVSEDRKDLGLNLIGPIRENVSASGLGKLTRHGILDLHGEREVANTYRRDLNIKTRSVETTVANLSGGNQQKVSLARWMYTDPQVLILDEPTRGIDVGAKFEIYTIINELADSGRGVLVISSEMPELIGLCDRIYTLNEGRLTGEVARPDFSQETLMRLMTATKEVAA; the protein is encoded by the coding sequence ATGAACGACACCACCCAGGGCCCGGTCATCCTGGAGATGAAGGGCATCGAGAAGTCCTTCGGCCCCGTCCACGCCCTTAAACGGGTCGACCTGGCGGTACGCCGCGGCGAAGTCCATGCCATCTGCGGGGAGAACGGCGCCGGAAAGTCGACCTTGATGAAGGTGTTGTCAGGGGTCTATCCCCACGGCAGCTTCGGCGGCGAGATCATCTACGACGCCACCCCGGCGAAGTTCAGGACCGTACGAGACTCCGAAGCGGTGGGGATCGTGATCATCCACCAGGAACTTGCGCTGTGTCCAAACCTGTCGATCCTGGAGAATATCTACCTGGGCCAGCAGCCCACCAAGCATGGCCGCATCCAGTGGGGCGCCATGCGCACTGAAGCTGAGCGTCTCCTTGCCAAGGTTGGCCTTGATGAGGATCCCTCCACCCTGGTGGGTTCCATCGGGGTGGGCAAGCAGCAGCTCGTGGAGATCGCCAAGGCCCTGTCTAAGCGTGTGAAGCTGCTGATCCTGGACGAACCCACCGCCGCACTGAACGATGACGACTCTGCACAGCTCCTAGAACTCGTGCGCCAGCTACGCGCTGAGGGAGTGACATGCGTGATCATCTCCCACAAGCTCAACGAGATCGCTGACATCGCTGATGTCACCACCATTATTCGTGATGGGGAAACCATCGAGACCCTGCCCATGCATGGACCAGAGGCCGCAAACGAGGACCGCATCATCCGCGGCATGGTGGGCCGCAGCCTTGACAATCGCTACCCCGACCACACACCAGACATCGGCGCTGAGCTCCTGCGTGTCGAAGAGTGGAGCGTGGAGCACCCCCACATCCCAGGACGGCTGTCCTCCGACAACATCTCCATCTCCCTGCACCGCGGAGAAATCGTCGGGATCGCCGGCCTGATGGGAGCGGGACGCACCGAACTGGCCATGAGCATCTTCGGGCATTCTTTTGGCCGCTACCGCGGCGGTAGGGTCCTGCTCGAGGGTCACGAAGTAGACACTTCCAGCGTGCCCAAGGCCATCGCCAACGGCATCGCCTACGTCTCTGAAGACCGCAAGGACCTTGGACTAAATCTCATCGGTCCGATCCGGGAGAACGTCTCTGCCTCCGGTCTGGGCAAGCTGACACGCCACGGAATCCTGGACCTGCACGGCGAAAGAGAAGTCGCCAACACATACCGCCGAGACCTCAACATCAAGACCCGCAGCGTGGAGACAACGGTCGCAAACCTGTCGGGCGGAAACCAGCAGAAGGTGTCCTTGGCGCGGTGGATGTACACCGACCCTCAAGTGCTAATCCTGGACGAGCCCACCCGCGGAATCGACGTCGGTGCGAAGTTCGAGATCTACACGATCATCAACGAGCTGGCCGACAGCGGCCGCGGAGTACTGGTCATTTCCTCGGAAATGCCTGAGCTGATCGGTCTGTGTGATCGCATCTACACCCTTAATGAAGGCCGCCTTACCGGCGAAGTCGCCCGACCCGATTTCAGTCAGGAGACGCTGATGCGTCTTATGACCGCGACCAAGGAAGTTGCAGCATGA
- a CDS encoding substrate-binding domain-containing protein: MQTKPLFAAFMAILISLALSGCVSQRPTQTAATIDPSNATVGVSMPTKSLERWNRDGAHLSEKLTGMGYKTTVQYADNKTDVQISQLQNMITQNVDVLVIAPIDGTVLGPVIAQAKAKHIPVLAYDRLIENTDGLSYYVSFDNFHVGELQGEYIVENLGLDKGKGPFNIEIFGGSPDDPNAAQFFAGAWSKLQPYVAAGKLVSPSGKVPASPTDWKKIGILGWDSSKAQSEMQTRLNSFYIGSTKLDVVLSPNDSLALGIEQAIGARGFKPGSNWPLITGQDADKANTLNILAGKQAMTVWKDTRLLGDRAALMVDQLVKGQTVEITPGKEYDNGKVKVPTFLLTPTVVTADNVRSTVVEGGFYSAAELGLK, translated from the coding sequence ATGCAGACCAAACCTCTATTCGCCGCCTTCATGGCGATACTGATCAGCCTCGCCCTGAGTGGTTGCGTCTCGCAACGCCCCACCCAAACTGCTGCCACCATCGATCCGTCGAACGCCACCGTCGGAGTATCCATGCCCACCAAGTCTCTGGAGCGCTGGAATCGTGATGGCGCCCACCTATCCGAAAAGCTGACGGGGATGGGCTACAAGACCACGGTGCAGTATGCCGATAACAAAACCGATGTTCAGATCAGCCAGCTCCAGAACATGATTACCCAGAACGTCGACGTCTTGGTCATCGCCCCCATCGATGGGACCGTACTCGGGCCGGTGATCGCACAGGCGAAGGCGAAGCACATCCCCGTCCTCGCCTACGACCGCCTCATCGAGAACACCGACGGCCTGTCCTACTATGTGTCCTTCGACAATTTCCACGTCGGTGAACTGCAAGGCGAGTATATCGTCGAGAACCTGGGCCTCGACAAAGGCAAGGGCCCGTTCAACATCGAGATCTTCGGTGGTTCGCCTGACGATCCCAACGCGGCGCAGTTCTTCGCTGGCGCGTGGAGCAAGCTGCAGCCCTACGTGGCCGCTGGAAAGCTCGTGTCTCCGTCTGGCAAGGTTCCGGCCAGCCCAACCGACTGGAAGAAGATCGGAATCCTGGGCTGGGATTCCTCAAAAGCCCAGTCGGAGATGCAGACCCGCCTCAACTCCTTCTATATCGGCTCCACCAAGCTGGACGTGGTTCTTTCCCCCAACGACTCCTTAGCCCTGGGCATTGAGCAGGCCATCGGCGCGCGTGGTTTCAAACCGGGTAGCAACTGGCCCCTGATCACCGGACAGGACGCAGACAAGGCCAACACTCTCAACATCCTGGCCGGTAAGCAGGCCATGACGGTGTGGAAGGACACCCGGCTGTTGGGCGACCGTGCCGCACTGATGGTGGACCAACTAGTCAAGGGCCAGACCGTTGAGATCACTCCAGGCAAGGAGTACGACAACGGCAAAGTGAAGGTCCCCACCTTCCTGCTCACCCCTACTGTGGTCACCGCCGACAATGTGCGCAGCACCGTGGTCGAAGGCGGCTTCTACTCAGCAGCCGAACTGGGACTGAAGTGA